Proteins encoded in a region of the Clostridium beijerinckii genome:
- a CDS encoding M16 family metallopeptidase, whose translation MEEYILENDLRLIYKHTDSELSSICISLNAGAGVENEKFGVAHATEHMVYKGTKNRTEREINEELSSIFGFNNAMTNYPYVIYYGTLLGEDLQKGVEILSDIIINPEFGENGFKEEMDVIKEELKEWDEDIDQYCEDNLFFNCFSNRRIKYPIIGTFDDLENITLDNIKEFYDKYYFPGNTSIIIISSVKFNIVKEVICNYFSEWKKNSAIQEEISKTDNKNLIEYENPQKGTYNNVRDGIRACKVEMIFPIDDLSEKEIKALRIFNQYFGDGVNSILYDVLRTQNGLVYDVLTKISNENYIKLYKITFSTSEENVNKAISLIEGCIAKLDSLEKKLDNDQIERLIKSFKLKRLFREEQSIILAKELATYDCMFGDYKIYINEIKEMELLTKEMIFQVGKKVLKNFTTQIIERA comes from the coding sequence TTGGAAGAATACATTTTGGAAAATGATTTGAGATTAATTTATAAACATACAGATTCAGAGCTATCATCAATTTGTATTTCTTTAAATGCAGGAGCTGGAGTTGAGAACGAAAAGTTTGGAGTAGCGCATGCAACCGAGCATATGGTTTATAAAGGAACAAAAAACAGAACTGAGAGAGAAATAAATGAAGAGCTGAGCAGTATTTTTGGATTTAATAATGCCATGACTAATTATCCATATGTAATATATTATGGAACTCTGCTCGGAGAAGATTTACAAAAAGGTGTGGAAATTTTAAGTGATATAATAATTAACCCGGAATTTGGAGAAAATGGATTCAAAGAAGAAATGGATGTCATAAAAGAAGAATTAAAAGAATGGGATGAGGATATAGATCAGTATTGCGAGGATAATTTATTTTTTAACTGCTTCAGTAACAGAAGAATAAAGTATCCTATAATAGGAACCTTTGATGATCTTGAGAACATAACTTTAGATAATATTAAAGAATTTTATGATAAATATTATTTTCCGGGAAATACTTCAATTATTATAATTTCATCAGTAAAGTTTAATATAGTAAAGGAAGTTATATGTAATTATTTTTCTGAGTGGAAGAAAAATAGTGCTATTCAAGAAGAGATTAGTAAAACTGATAATAAAAATTTAATAGAATATGAAAATCCTCAAAAGGGAACTTATAACAATGTAAGAGATGGAATAAGAGCATGTAAAGTTGAAATGATATTTCCAATTGATGATTTGAGTGAAAAAGAAATTAAGGCGCTTAGAATTTTTAATCAATATTTTGGAGATGGGGTTAATTCAATTCTCTATGATGTTTTAAGAACTCAAAATGGCTTGGTATATGATGTGCTTACTAAAATTTCAAATGAGAATTATATAAAACTATATAAAATAACATTTAGCACATCAGAAGAAAATGTAAATAAAGCCATATCTTTAATAGAAGGATGTATAGCAAAGTTAGATTCATTAGAAAAGAAACTTGATAATGATCAGATAGAACGTTTAATTAAGAGCTTTAAATTAAAAAGATTATTTAGAGAAGAGCAGAGTATAATACTGGCCAAAGAGCTGGCTACATATGACTGCATGTTTGGAGATTATAAAATTTATATTAATGAGATTAAAGAAATGGAGCTACTAACAAAAGAAATGATTTTTCAAGTAGGTAAGAAAGTATTGAAGAATTTTACAACACAGATAATTGAGAGAGCATAA
- a CDS encoding aminotransferase class I/II-fold pyridoxal phosphate-dependent enzyme — protein MNLPLLEELLKYNDEGNLLLSMPGNKGGIGFTRDEIGLEFVNRMGFLDITEVDPLDNLHYPEGIIKEAQELLAKTYKAKKAYFLVNGSSSGNLAAMFSAFDEGDEVLVERNCHKSIYNGLIMRKLKVKYIEPIIDDELGLFLPPNKENIYKALENSSKPKGIIITYPNYFGITYDIEEIICNLKEIGLKVIIDCAHGAHFGINKRLPKSLASLGDYVVLSAHKTLPALTQGAYLLVNEDNDIIDFYIKLFTTTSPSYLIMASLDYARYYLDTYGKDDYDKLINESEKWKKKINKLGKVYILSESDLDKHNDRIEGYKIDPSRYIVILPKGYNGHKFLDYLRDNKIQAEMSFSRGVVLILSPFNTEEDFKIIYETILNLDMRNMSREIEIKYSRNIPVKKFEPYETFKLKSRWCEIEKCEGLVAKESIIPYPPGIPLVCPGEIISKDVIAIVRDYIINKKSIIGVNNNKIRILDIN, from the coding sequence TTGAATTTACCATTATTAGAAGAATTACTTAAATACAATGATGAAGGAAACCTACTTCTTTCTATGCCAGGAAACAAGGGAGGAATTGGATTTACTAGAGATGAAATTGGGCTGGAGTTTGTTAATAGAATGGGATTTTTAGATATAACAGAGGTCGACCCATTAGATAATTTGCATTATCCAGAAGGGATAATAAAGGAAGCCCAAGAGCTATTAGCTAAAACTTATAAGGCTAAGAAAGCCTATTTTTTAGTGAATGGAAGCTCATCAGGAAACTTAGCAGCTATGTTTTCAGCATTTGATGAGGGTGATGAAGTTTTAGTTGAAAGAAACTGCCATAAGTCAATTTATAATGGATTGATTATGAGAAAGTTAAAAGTTAAATATATAGAACCTATTATTGATGATGAATTAGGACTATTTTTACCACCTAATAAAGAGAATATATATAAAGCGTTAGAGAATAGCTCAAAACCAAAGGGAATTATAATAACATATCCAAATTATTTTGGAATTACATATGATATAGAAGAGATTATATGTAATTTGAAGGAAATAGGATTAAAAGTTATAATCGACTGTGCTCATGGAGCTCATTTTGGAATAAATAAAAGATTGCCAAAGTCTCTTGCGAGTTTAGGAGATTATGTGGTTTTAAGTGCACATAAAACTTTACCAGCCCTAACTCAAGGCGCATATCTCTTAGTAAATGAAGATAATGACATAATAGATTTTTACATAAAGTTATTTACTACAACTTCACCATCTTATCTGATAATGGCATCTTTAGATTATGCAAGATATTATTTAGATACATACGGGAAAGATGATTATGATAAATTAATAAATGAATCTGAAAAGTGGAAGAAAAAAATTAATAAACTAGGAAAAGTTTATATATTAAGTGAAAGTGACTTAGATAAGCATAATGATAGAATAGAAGGATACAAAATTGATCCTAGTAGATATATAGTTATTCTCCCTAAAGGGTATAATGGACATAAATTTCTAGATTATCTAAGAGATAATAAGATACAGGCTGAGATGAGTTTTTCAAGAGGAGTTGTTTTAATTCTGTCACCATTTAATACAGAAGAAGATTTTAAAATTATATACGAAACTATTTTAAATTTAGATATGAGAAATATGTCTAGAGAAATAGAGATAAAATATTCTAGAAATATACCTGTTAAAAAATTTGAGCCTTATGAAACTTTTAAATTAAAAAGCAGATGGTGTGAAATAGAAAAGTGTGAAGGTTTAGTAGCTAAAGAATCAATAATACCATATCCTCCAGGAATACCTTTGGTTTGCCCAGGAGAAATAATATCAAAAGATGTTATAGCAATAGTAAGGGACTATATTATAAATAAAAAAAGTATAATTGGAGTAAATAATAATAAAATTCGGATTTTAGATATAAATTAA
- a CDS encoding zinc-ribbon domain-containing protein, with product MEDKTLICKDCGREFVFTVGEQEFYKEKGFENEPVRCPDCRRARKQQNNRR from the coding sequence ATGGAAGATAAAACATTAATATGCAAAGATTGTGGAAGAGAGTTCGTTTTCACTGTAGGAGAACAAGAATTTTATAAGGAAAAAGGTTTTGAAAATGAACCAGTAAGATGTCCTGACTGCAGGAGAGCTAGAAAGCAACAAAACAATAGAAGATAG
- a CDS encoding threonine aldolase family protein, translated as MYSFKNDYSEGAHSRILNALVETNLEQTDGYGTDQYTERSVNLLKKKIDREDVDIHLLVGGTQVNLTAISAFLRPHQAAVGADTSHINCHETGAIEATGHKVITMRTNDGKLTPNLVQNVVDSHSDEHMVQPKLVYISNSTELGTLYTKAELIDLHDCCKRNKLLLYLDGARLGSALVAEESDLTLADIAKLVDAFYIGGTKNGALFGEALVICNDELKEDFRYFIKQKGGLLAKGRLLGIQFEELFRDDLYFELAKHANKMALMLKAAIVDEGYKFLTESFTNQQFPILPNNLIEKLSEKYSFNIERIIDSNYTAIRLVTSWATKEENILEFIEDLHL; from the coding sequence ATGTACAGTTTTAAAAATGATTATAGTGAAGGCGCACACTCAAGAATATTAAATGCATTAGTTGAAACAAATCTTGAACAAACCGATGGTTATGGTACTGATCAGTACACAGAAAGATCAGTTAATCTGCTGAAGAAGAAAATTGATAGGGAAGATGTAGATATACACTTACTAGTTGGTGGCACACAGGTTAATCTTACAGCTATATCAGCTTTTTTAAGACCTCATCAGGCAGCAGTAGGAGCAGATACAAGTCATATAAATTGTCATGAAACTGGAGCAATTGAAGCAACTGGTCATAAAGTAATTACAATGAGAACTAACGATGGAAAACTTACTCCAAATTTAGTTCAAAATGTTGTTGATTCTCATAGTGATGAGCATATGGTTCAACCTAAATTAGTATATATATCAAATTCTACAGAACTTGGAACTCTATATACTAAAGCAGAGTTGATTGATTTACATGATTGCTGTAAGAGGAATAAACTGCTATTGTATTTGGATGGTGCTAGACTTGGATCTGCACTTGTAGCGGAAGAAAGTGATTTGACTTTAGCTGATATAGCAAAATTAGTTGATGCATTTTACATTGGAGGAACTAAAAATGGAGCGCTTTTTGGAGAAGCACTTGTAATATGCAATGATGAATTAAAAGAAGATTTTAGATATTTTATTAAGCAAAAAGGTGGATTATTAGCAAAAGGAAGATTGCTTGGAATTCAATTTGAAGAATTATTCAGAGATGATTTATATTTTGAACTTGCAAAACATGCAAATAAAATGGCACTTATGTTAAAAGCTGCAATAGTAGATGAAGGATATAAGTTTTTAACTGAATCTTTTACAAATCAACAGTTCCCTATATTACCTAATAATTTAATTGAAAAGCTAAGTGAGAAATATTCTTTTAATATTGAAAGAATAATTGATTCTAATTATACTGCAATTAGATTAGTGACATCATGGGCAACTAAAGAAGAAAATATATTAGAATTTATTGAAGATCTACACCTATAA
- a CDS encoding ATP-dependent Clp protease adaptor ClpS — protein METNIVTKPKNKVDVKKPKNYKVVMYNDDYTTMEFVINILVVVFNKKLIDAEKIMLDVHERGKGIAGIYSYDIAVTKVSTAMSMAKEKGFPFKLTVEEA, from the coding sequence ATGGAAACAAATATTGTAACCAAACCAAAGAATAAAGTTGATGTGAAAAAGCCTAAGAATTATAAAGTTGTTATGTATAATGATGATTATACAACAATGGAATTCGTTATTAATATACTGGTAGTTGTATTTAATAAAAAGTTAATAGATGCTGAGAAGATAATGTTAGATGTGCATGAAAGGGGTAAGGGAATAGCAGGAATATATAGTTATGATATAGCAGTTACTAAAGTTTCAACTGCAATGTCAATGGCTAAGGAAAAAGGCTTTCCGTTTAAGCTTACTGTAGAGGAGGCGTAA
- the clpA gene encoding ATP-dependent Clp protease ATP-binding subunit ClpA produces MKITNEVNLILLKAYQEAKEKSSEYITPEHLLYAATFDKNVEYAIKECGGSLENLRYNLATYVKTYINKIGQGEPQESIEFQRVILTANEQIKYSGKDAIDVDHILSAIFNLEDSYARYYLEQEGVTRRDLLYSLCHSIDEDTRNSYDDEMQENFKEDENEFTENESKEKVEKKKEDAFLNKFTIDLIKKATEEENDPLIGRKDILERSIQILCRRIKNNPIHVGESGVGKTAITLGLAKLISEDKVPEKLKGSSMFSLDIGSVIAGTKYRGDFEERIKRVLDLISKQDKPIVYIDEIHNIVGAGALNGGALDASNLLKPYLTEGKIRFIGATTFDEYKKFFEKDKALSRRFQRIDVKEPSIKEAIQILDGLKKNYEEYHNVSYTDEAIGDAVTLSDKYINDRYLPDKAVDIIDEAGAYVRMHNEDMNEQIIVDRKTIEEIISKICNIPKQTVESSEISSLKHLEKDLKENIFSQDKAIEEVVRCIKMSRSGLNDEDKPVASMLFVGPTGVGKTEIARCLSKTLGIDLIRFDMSEYTEKHSAAKLIGSPPGYVGYEEGGLLTDSIRKTPHCVLLLDEIEKAHPDILSVLLQVMDYATLTDNKGRKADFRNSIIIMTSNAGARNIGKKLIGFGDREVKGEAIMEEVKKFFTPEFRNRLDKIIVFNGMTDIMAANVAKKQLNNFKDKLNSKNVEIEFSEECVNQIAKIGTSEEFGAREIARVIASNIKPLLVDEILFGKLSEGGKCVIDFVNEKFELKIN; encoded by the coding sequence ATGAAAATTACGAATGAAGTTAATTTGATATTACTTAAAGCATACCAAGAAGCAAAAGAGAAAAGCAGCGAATATATTACACCAGAGCATTTACTGTATGCTGCAACTTTTGATAAGAATGTAGAGTATGCTATTAAAGAATGTGGTGGAAGTTTAGAAAATTTAAGATATAATTTGGCAACTTACGTGAAAACATATATAAATAAAATTGGTCAAGGAGAACCACAAGAGAGCATAGAGTTTCAAAGAGTCATTTTAACAGCAAATGAACAAATTAAGTATAGCGGGAAAGATGCAATTGACGTAGATCATATACTCTCTGCAATTTTTAATTTAGAAGATAGTTATGCACGATATTATCTAGAGCAAGAAGGCGTTACAAGAAGAGATTTGCTATATTCTTTGTGTCATAGTATAGATGAAGATACTCGAAATTCTTATGATGATGAAATGCAAGAAAATTTTAAAGAAGATGAGAATGAATTTACTGAGAATGAAAGTAAAGAGAAAGTAGAGAAGAAAAAAGAAGATGCATTTCTTAATAAGTTTACAATAGACCTTATTAAGAAAGCTACAGAAGAAGAAAATGATCCATTGATAGGACGAAAAGATATTTTAGAAAGAAGTATACAGATACTCTGTAGAAGGATAAAAAATAATCCTATACATGTAGGTGAGTCTGGAGTTGGTAAGACTGCTATAACTTTAGGACTTGCAAAGTTAATAAGTGAAGACAAGGTGCCAGAAAAATTGAAGGGAAGTTCTATGTTTTCTTTAGATATTGGATCTGTGATAGCAGGAACTAAGTATAGAGGAGATTTTGAAGAAAGAATAAAAAGAGTTTTAGATTTGATTAGCAAACAAGATAAGCCAATTGTATATATAGATGAAATTCATAATATTGTAGGTGCTGGAGCGTTAAATGGTGGCGCATTAGATGCGTCCAATTTGTTAAAGCCTTATCTTACAGAAGGAAAAATTAGATTTATTGGAGCTACTACTTTTGATGAATATAAAAAGTTTTTTGAAAAAGATAAAGCATTAAGTAGAAGATTCCAAAGAATAGATGTTAAAGAACCATCTATAAAAGAAGCTATACAAATATTAGATGGACTTAAAAAGAATTATGAAGAATATCATAATGTAAGTTATACAGATGAAGCAATTGGAGATGCAGTAACTCTAAGCGATAAGTATATTAATGACAGATATCTGCCAGATAAAGCTGTAGATATTATAGATGAAGCTGGAGCTTATGTTCGTATGCATAATGAAGATATGAATGAGCAGATTATAGTTGACAGAAAAACTATTGAGGAAATAATATCAAAAATTTGTAACATTCCAAAGCAAACTGTGGAAAGTAGCGAGATAAGTTCTTTAAAGCACTTGGAAAAGGACTTAAAGGAAAATATATTTTCACAGGATAAAGCGATTGAAGAAGTTGTAAGATGTATAAAGATGTCTAGATCTGGATTAAACGATGAGGATAAGCCAGTAGCATCTATGCTTTTTGTTGGGCCTACAGGAGTTGGAAAAACAGAGATTGCTAGATGTTTATCTAAAACTCTAGGAATAGATTTGATTAGATTTGACATGAGTGAATATACTGAAAAACATTCAGCTGCAAAACTCATAGGATCACCTCCAGGATATGTAGGTTATGAAGAAGGTGGACTTTTAACTGATTCAATAAGAAAAACGCCACATTGTGTATTATTGCTGGATGAGATAGAAAAGGCGCACCCTGATATTTTGAGTGTACTGCTTCAGGTTATGGATTATGCTACACTTACTGATAATAAAGGCAGGAAAGCTGACTTTAGAAACTCAATAATAATAATGACTTCTAATGCAGGGGCAAGGAATATAGGCAAAAAACTTATCGGTTTCGGAGATAGGGAAGTCAAAGGTGAAGCTATAATGGAAGAAGTTAAAAAGTTCTTCACACCTGAATTTAGAAATAGACTGGATAAAATAATAGTATTTAATGGAATGACTGATATTATGGCAGCAAATGTTGCTAAAAAGCAATTAAATAACTTTAAAGATAAATTGAATTCTAAAAATGTTGAAATAGAATTTAGTGAAGAATGTGTAAATCAGATTGCTAAAATAGGCACATCAGAGGAATTTGGGGCAAGAGAAATAGCAAGGGTTATAGCTTCTAATATAAAACCATTACTTGTTGATGAAATTTTATTTGGAAAGCTAAGCGAAGGTGGAAAGTGTGTAATTGATTTTGTAAATGAAAAATTTGAGTTAAAGATCAATTAA
- a CDS encoding Lrp/AsnC family transcriptional regulator — MEEILEILEKNSRYSDEQIAVMTGKTVEEVREAIRDYEEKSIIAGYTTLINWENTGSETVTALIEVKITPQRGVGFDKVAERIYKFSEVKACYLMSGGFDLTVIVEGKTMKEVALFVSEKLAVQEYVLSTGTHFVLKKYKDHGKIFKEKKIEDREAIFI, encoded by the coding sequence ATGGAGGAAATACTTGAGATATTAGAAAAAAATAGTAGATACAGTGATGAACAAATAGCAGTTATGACAGGTAAAACTGTTGAAGAGGTTAGAGAAGCAATAAGAGACTATGAGGAAAAAAGCATTATAGCAGGTTATACAACGCTTATAAATTGGGAAAATACAGGTAGTGAAACAGTAACAGCATTAATAGAAGTTAAGATAACACCGCAAAGAGGCGTTGGATTTGATAAAGTTGCAGAAAGAATATATAAATTTTCAGAAGTTAAAGCATGCTACTTAATGTCTGGAGGTTTTGATTTAACGGTTATTGTTGAAGGAAAGACCATGAAAGAAGTTGCTCTTTTTGTATCAGAAAAACTAGCAGTGCAAGAATATGTATTAAGTACAGGTACTCACTTTGTGTTAAAGAAATATAAAGATCATGGAAAGATATTTAAAGAAAAGAAGATAGAAGATAGGGAGGCAATATTTATATGA